TTCCTGACTGTCCTGGATGAAGACGCGGCCGCGCTTCGGCAGCAGCGTGCTGACTCCCTGCTGTTGCCTTTGAGCCAACGCCACATAGCGGCCGTGCTGACGGATTTGCAAGTCGTATAATTTATAGATAGCCGTTGCGCCCAACAAAAAAACAACCGCCATTATGAACCTAATGCGATTATCTTGCGTTGCGTTCTTCTTGTTGTTACGTTGCCGGAATGACATTGTAATGGCTAATGGCTCATTTCAATGCCACCGCCGGATTGGCATTGAGATATTTGACCTGGTCGACTTTGACCATTGCCAAGTCGGCGATCCGCTGAGCCAGATTATTATATGAACTTAGGGACATGGCCTTGACCTCGAGCTGATTAATCTCGTTCCTGACGGCATTAGCTTTCCGCCTCTCTTCTAATAGCATGTAGTTCTTGATCGACAAGTCGTTGATGCCGACCAGATAAGCGATGCCGCAGACTACCATAGCCAATAATAGTACCCGATTATAAACGTGCAGATTTTTCAAATTTTTGGTTTTTGAGATTTTTTTGGAGCGTGACATTATTTTATTTTATATCCTGGCCGCAGCTCTTAGCTTGGCGCTGCGGGCGCGAGGGTTATTATTGACTTCTTCTTCAGTCGGCAGGACCGGTTTCTTGGTCAGGCTTTTCATGGTGGCCCGATGATCGCAGCTGCAGACCGGCAAGGTGGGCGGGCAGACGCAATCAATTGTCTGCTCGCGGATGAACTGCTTGACGATGCGATCTTCGAGACTGTGATAACTGACCACCACTAGTCTTCCGCCAGGCTTCAAGAGTTCCAGCGATTGCGCCAACACCAGCTCCAGGCTTTCGAGTTCCCGGTTAGTGGCGATACGCAAGGCCTGGAAGGTCTTGGTAGCGAAATGCTTCTGTCCGTGCCTAGCCTTGGGCGGTAAGGAATACTCGATGGCGGAAATCAGCTGCCCGGTCGTGGTTATCGGTGACTTGTCCCGAGCCCGGACTATTGCCCTGGCAATGGCTCGCGAATGGGACTCCTCGCCGTATTGGCGCAAGATGCGCTCAAGCTCCTTTTCCGTCCAGCCGTTCACTATCGCCTCGGTCGTTTCGACGCTCCTCTTTGCGCCGCCGAAACTCATATCGAGCGGGGTGTCCGCCTGGAAAGAAAAGCCACGTTCACGGTCGGCTAGCTGGGCTGATGACAGCCCCAAGTCCAGCACTAGTCCATCGAAGCCGCCGATCTTTTCCAACCAACCTTCGGCTTCTAGGTTCTCTTTCATCCGACTGAAATTGTCAGGGATCACATGTATGTTATCAATTCCTGATGCCTTGATGATTTCGGCCTGATCGTG
The genomic region above belongs to Candidatus Falkowbacteria bacterium and contains:
- the rsmH gene encoding 16S rRNA (cytosine(1402)-N(4))-methyltransferase RsmH, whose protein sequence is MSSYHTPAMLDEVMEYLEPVKGGNYLDGTFGGGGYSKRIAGECQPGQVIGFDLDPLAHDQAEIIKASGIDNIHVIPDNFSRMKENLEAEGWLEKIGGFDGLVLDLGLSSAQLADRERGFSFQADTPLDMSFGGAKRSVETTEAIVNGWTEKELERILRQYGEESHSRAIARAIVRARDKSPITTTGQLISAIEYSLPPKARHGQKHFATKTFQALRIATNRELESLELVLAQSLELLKPGGRLVVVSYHSLEDRIVKQFIREQTIDCVCPPTLPVCSCDHRATMKSLTKKPVLPTEEEVNNNPRARSAKLRAAARI